Proteins found in one Salminus brasiliensis chromosome 13, fSalBra1.hap2, whole genome shotgun sequence genomic segment:
- the dtwd1 gene encoding tRNA-uridine aminocarboxypropyltransferase 1 isoform X2, translating into MAQAPHPHRNGRPEDSGCTKSPLEGLVLAPHAPLESAQSAGRMKCPTCSGSRMFYCYTCCCLVGVSPEHVPTVKLPVKIDIIKHPNETDGKSTAVHAKILAPDDVSIYTYPCIPDLDAQAQNVVLVFPGPDAMAVEELSSYFCEARQKRGAESPVDDRRVKKLKVEEQRESSHTNTCTPEHTDVSQKHTCPVQRVIFIDSTWNQTTRIITDERLQALPQVELKSRKTCFWRHQRGSPDTYLATIEAIYYFLKDFHVHCLLREYKGEYDNLLFFYSFLYKLINKAKKEAGKS; encoded by the exons ATGGCGCAAGCTCCTCACCCACACCGGAATGGACGGCCGGAGGACTCCGGATGCACCAAGAGCCCATTGGAGGGTCTTGTTCTAGCTCCACACGCACCGCTGGAGAGCGCACAATCAGCCGGCAGGATGAAGTGTCCCACCTGCAGCGGCTCCAGGATGTTCTACTGCTATACCTGCTGCTGTCTTGTGGGAGTGAGTCCAGAACATGTTCCCACTGTGAAG CTGCCTGTGAAGATCGACATCATCAAGCACCCAAATGAGACGGATGGAAAGAGCACTGCAGTTCACGCCAAAATCCTTGCACCAGACGATGTCTCCATATACACTTACCCCTGCATCCCGGATCTTGATGCACAGGCACAGAAC GTGGTGCTGGTGTTTCCAGGGCCAGATGCAATGGCGGTGGAGGAGCTCTCCAGTTACTTCTGTGAAGCTCGACAGAAAAGAGGAGCGGAGAGTCCAGTGGACGACAGGAGAGTGAAGAAACTTAAAGtggaagaacagagagagagctcGCACACAAACACCTGCACTCCAGAACACACAGACGTCTCACAGAAACACACCTGTCCAGTTCAAAGGGTCATCTTCATCGACAGCACCTGGAATCAGACCACCAGGATCATCACAGATGAACGCTTGCAGG CTTTACCACAGGTGGAGTTGAAGTCtaggaaaacatgtttttggcGTCACCAGAGAGGTTCTCCAGACACGTATCTGGCCACTATTGAGGCCATCTATTACTTCTTGAAAGACTTCCatgttcactgtttactgagagAGTATAAGGGAGAGTATGATAATCTACTCTTCTTCTACTCCTTCCTGTACAAGCTCATTAACAAGGCCAAAAAGGAAGCTGGGAAATCATGA
- the dtwd1 gene encoding tRNA-uridine aminocarboxypropyltransferase 1 isoform X1 → MCVVVVKYLTGVGCVVLIINYLCFSVKDHMAQAPHPHRNGRPEDSGCTKSPLEGLVLAPHAPLESAQSAGRMKCPTCSGSRMFYCYTCCCLVGVSPEHVPTVKLPVKIDIIKHPNETDGKSTAVHAKILAPDDVSIYTYPCIPDLDAQAQNVVLVFPGPDAMAVEELSSYFCEARQKRGAESPVDDRRVKKLKVEEQRESSHTNTCTPEHTDVSQKHTCPVQRVIFIDSTWNQTTRIITDERLQALPQVELKSRKTCFWRHQRGSPDTYLATIEAIYYFLKDFHVHCLLREYKGEYDNLLFFYSFLYKLINKAKKEAGKS, encoded by the exons ATGTGTGTTGTTGTAGTCAAGTATCTAACTGGCGTTGGGTGTgttgtattaattattaattatttatgttttagTGTTAAAGATCACATGGCGCAAGCTCCTCACCCACACCGGAATGGACGGCCGGAGGACTCCGGATGCACCAAGAGCCCATTGGAGGGTCTTGTTCTAGCTCCACACGCACCGCTGGAGAGCGCACAATCAGCCGGCAGGATGAAGTGTCCCACCTGCAGCGGCTCCAGGATGTTCTACTGCTATACCTGCTGCTGTCTTGTGGGAGTGAGTCCAGAACATGTTCCCACTGTGAAG CTGCCTGTGAAGATCGACATCATCAAGCACCCAAATGAGACGGATGGAAAGAGCACTGCAGTTCACGCCAAAATCCTTGCACCAGACGATGTCTCCATATACACTTACCCCTGCATCCCGGATCTTGATGCACAGGCACAGAAC GTGGTGCTGGTGTTTCCAGGGCCAGATGCAATGGCGGTGGAGGAGCTCTCCAGTTACTTCTGTGAAGCTCGACAGAAAAGAGGAGCGGAGAGTCCAGTGGACGACAGGAGAGTGAAGAAACTTAAAGtggaagaacagagagagagctcGCACACAAACACCTGCACTCCAGAACACACAGACGTCTCACAGAAACACACCTGTCCAGTTCAAAGGGTCATCTTCATCGACAGCACCTGGAATCAGACCACCAGGATCATCACAGATGAACGCTTGCAGG CTTTACCACAGGTGGAGTTGAAGTCtaggaaaacatgtttttggcGTCACCAGAGAGGTTCTCCAGACACGTATCTGGCCACTATTGAGGCCATCTATTACTTCTTGAAAGACTTCCatgttcactgtttactgagagAGTATAAGGGAGAGTATGATAATCTACTCTTCTTCTACTCCTTCCTGTACAAGCTCATTAACAAGGCCAAAAAGGAAGCTGGGAAATCATGA
- the fgf7 gene encoding fibroblast growth factor 7, with protein MMHRWIVERKRPDLLLFVLCLRALLWICGLDVALADHSALCNCSRHERHTRNYDYMEGGDVRTRRLYSRTQWFLTIDQHGNISGTQDPNDCYSILEIRSVSEGGVLAIKGVKSQYFISMRNNGVLYGTKEYTNSCIFKEVFLENFYTAYSSNTWTTKDGKEMFISLSQKGRPLRGKKTRKESIASHFIPRKCKEDGKTLA; from the exons ATGATGCACAGATGGATTGTAGAGAGGAAAAggccagacctgctgctgttcgTACTCTGCCTCCGAGCGCTGCTGTGGATTTGTGGGCTGGACGTGGCTCTAGCTGACCACTCGGCCCTGTGCAACTGCTCCAGGCACGAGCGGCACACTCGCAACTACGACTACATGGAGGGGGGGGACGTTCGGACACGCCGGCTATACAGCCGCACGCAGTGGTTCCTCACTATAGACCAGCACGGCAACATCAGTGGCACGCAGGACCCCAATGACTGCTACA gtatTCTGGAGATTCGGTCGGTGTCAGAGGGAGGCGTTCTGGCCATTAAAGGGGTGAAGAGCCAGTATTTTATTTCTATGAGAAACAATGGAGTGCTGTATGGAACG AAAGAGTACACCAACAGCTGCATCTTTAAGGAGGTGTTTTTAGAAAACTTCTACACGGCATACTCATCTAACACATGGACTACTAAAGACGGAAAGGAGATGTTTATCTCTCTGTCACAGAAGGGCCGGCCGTTGAGGGGCAAGAAAACACGCAAAGAGAGTATCGCCTCACACTTCATCCCACGCAAGTGCAAGGAGGATGGCAAGACACTGGCCTGA